Proteins from a single region of Hordeum vulgare subsp. vulgare chromosome 6H, MorexV3_pseudomolecules_assembly, whole genome shotgun sequence:
- the LOC123404307 gene encoding phospholipase A1-Ibeta2, chloroplastic-like translates to MSIAAAVTGTATAAVHAPVHHPPHHASTQRAAGRREQSPLNPGSQALRAAGSGASPAADGGVRTHIANLDRVLGKPPRTPSQAGPPSSKQEQESEQEPLNIRHGLLNALNLSFFVPMPGMRARMAADEHMSPRSLMHMQQLLSADSPRASPRSTIGPRWRSLHGEGGWAGLLDPLDSDLRRELLRYGDFVQAAYQAFHSLPTAAARHRGLMLPDRSYRPTRSLFATSALSMPPWAKRPNTPEWLTQQSNWIGYVAVCESEREVARMGRRDIAIVLRGTATCLEWAENLRASLVPLDGETGEGKQAGPEDPKVARGFRSLYKTAGEKVNSLSQDVMDEVRRLMEKYKGEELSITIVGHSLGGALALLVADEIATTVPDAPPVAVVSFGGPKVGNAAFVEKLKQSGKVNVLRIVNAGDMVTKVPGVAPRLPLSKEQYQHVGAELRIDSKNSPCLRPDVGPASRHDLEAYLHLIDGFTATGHPFRYDARRSVIRLLQLQKGNVKKEYVNRARELGVDPAAPADVGRSMAYGNCAVASPS, encoded by the coding sequence ATGTCAATTGCCGCGGCCGTCACCGGAACCGCCACCGCGGCGGTGCATGCGCCCGTGCACCACCCGCCACACCACGCCTCCACGCAGCgcgcggcggggcggcgcgagcAGTCGCCGCTCAACCCGGGCTCGCAGGCGCTGCGCGCCGCCGGGTCCGGGGCCTCGCCCGCCGCGGACGGAGGCGTGAGGACCCACATCGCCAACCTTGACCGCGTGCTCGGGAAGCCGCCGAGGACGCCGAGCCAGGCGGGGCCGCCCAGCAGCAAGCAGGAGCAGGAGAGCGAGCAGGAACCGCTCAACATCAGGCACGGCCTGCTCAACGCGCTCAACCTATCCTTCTTCGTGCCCATGCCCGGGATGCGGGCGCGCATGGCCGCGGACGAGCACATGTCGCCGCGCAGCCTCATGCACATGCAGCAGCTCCTCTCGGCCGACTCCCCGCGCGCCTCCCCGAGGAGCACCATCGGCCCCCGGTGGCGCAGCCTCCACGGGGAGGGCGGCTGGGCCGGACTCCTCGACCCGCTCGACTCCGACCTCCGCCGCGAGCTCCTCCGCTACGGCGACTTCGTGCAGGCGGCGTACCAGGCCTTCCACTCGCTGCCCACCGCCGCGGCGAGGCACCGTGGCCTCATGCTCCCGGACCGCTCCTACCGCCCCACGCGCAGCCTCTTCGCCACCTCCGCGCTCTCCATGCCGCCGTGGGCCAAGCGCCCCAACACCCCCGAGTGGCTCACGCAGCAGTCCAACTGGATCGGCTACGTCGCCGTGTGCGAGTCCGAGCGGGAGGTCGCCCGCATGGGCCGCCGGGACATCGCCATCGTGCTGCGCGGGACGGCCACCTGCCTCGAGTGGGCCGAGAACCTGCGCGCCTCGCTCGTGCCCCTCGACGGCGAGACCGGCGAGGGCAAGCAGGCCGGACCGGAGGACCCCAAGGTGGCGCGCGGATTCCGGAGCCTCTACAAGACGGCCGGGGAAAAGGTGAATAGCCTCTCGCAGGACGTCATGGACGAGGTGAGACGCCTCATGGAGAAGTACAAGGGCGAGGAGCTGAGCATCACGATCGTCGGGCACAGCCTCGGcggcgcgctggcgctcctggtggCCGACGAGATCGCCACCACCGTACCCGACGCCCCGCCGGTCGCCGTGGTCTCCTTCGGCGGCCCCAAGGTGGGCAACGCCGCGTTCGTGGAAAAGCTGAAGCAGAGCGGCAAGGTCAACGTCCTCCGCATCGTCAACGCCGGCGACATGGTGACCAAGGTGCCCGGGGTGGCGCCGCGGCTGCCGCTGAGCAAGGAGCAGTATCAGCACGTGGGCGCGGAGCTGCGCATCGACAGCAAGAACTCGCCGTGCCTGCGCCCCGACGTGGGCCCGGCGAGCCGGCACGACCTGGAGGCGTACCTGCACCTCATCGACGGGTTCACGGCGACGGGGCACCCGTTCCGGTACGACGCGCGGCGCAGCGTGATACGGCTGCTGCAGCTGCAGAAGGGGAACGTGAAGAAGGAGTACGTGAACCGCGCCCGGGAGCTCGGCGTCGACCCCGCCGCGCCGGCGGACGTCGGCCGGAGCATGGCGTATGGCAACTGCGCCGTCGCCAGCCCCTCATGA